In a genomic window of Gallus gallus isolate bGalGal1 chromosome 39 unlocalized genomic scaffold, bGalGal1.mat.broiler.GRCg7b 39_unloc1, whole genome shotgun sequence:
- the LOC121108808 gene encoding solute carrier family 22 member 6-A-like: protein APHPRCPPRRFGRRALLLWSYLQLGVMGTCTAFAPNYASYCVFRFAGGVALSGFGLSIACLVVEWIPTPYRAVTVAITGFSYTLGQILLAGIAYAVPHWRWLQLTVSLPFFLFFLVSWWLAESARWLVLAGKEEKAVRILRRVAKINGREEEGEKITVENLKSSMKEELAALKSSYTVSDLIRTPVIRHIFLCLSIVWFSISFSYYSLAMDLQNFGVSIYLIQVIFGAVDFPAKLVVTVAVSYIGRRVSLMVALASAGLVIIANIFVPSDLQTVRTALAVIGKGCLSASFNCVFLYTTELYPTPIRQTGLGFGSTMARVGGIVAPLVKMMEEYYPFLPPAVYGAAPIAAAVAAAFLPETLNTPLPDTIEEVENRAKHKKSPNPKEKIPLHPQDAAAQKEP, encoded by the exons tgccccccacccccgctgccccccccgCAGGTTCGGGCGCCGCGCGCTGCTGCTGTGGTCGTACTTGCAgctgggggtgatggggacgTGCACGGCGTTCGCCCCCAACTACGCCTCGTACTGCGTCTTCCGCTTCGCGGGGGGGGTCGCGCTGTCCGGATTCGGGCTCAGCATCGCCTGTctgg TGGTGGAGTGGATCCCCACGCCGTACCGCGCCGTCACCGTGGCCATCACCGGCTTCTCCTACACGCTGGGACAGATCCTTCTGGCCGGCATCGCCTACGCCGTCCCACACTGGCGATGGCTGCAGCTCACCGTCTCACtgcccttcttcctcttcttcctcgtCTCCTG GTGGTTGGCGGAATCGGCGCGCTGGTTGGTGCTGGcggggaaggaagagaaggcgGTGCGGATCCTACGGAGGGTGGCCAAAATCAAcggcagggaggaggagggggagaagaTCACCGTGGAG AACCTGAAGTCCAGCATGAAGGAGGAGTTGGCAGCTCTGAAGTCCTCCTACACCGTTTCGGATCTGATCCGCACGCCCGTCATCCGCCACATCTTCCTCTGCCTGTCCATCGTTTG GTTCTCCATCAGTTTCTCGTACTACAGCTTGGCCATGGACCTCCAGAACTTTGGGGTCAGCATTTATCTGATCCAGGTGATATTTGGGGCCGTGGATTTCCCCGCTAAGCTGGTGGTGACGGTGGCTGTGAGTTACATCGGCCGGCGCGTGTCCCTCATGGTGGCCCTGGCCTCGGCCGGGTTGGTCATCATCGCCAACATCTTTGTCCCATCAG ATCTGCAGACGGTGCGCACGGCGTTGGCCGTCATCGGCAAAGGCTGCCTCTCCGCCTCCTTCAACTGCGTCTTCCTCTACACCACCGAGCTCTACCCCACCCCCATCAG GCAGACGGGGTTGGGGTTCGGCAGCACCATGGCGAGGGTGGGGGGCATCGTGGCTCCCCTGGTGAAGATGATGGAGGAGTATTACCCCTTCCTGCCCCCCGCTGTCTATGGGGCGGCCCCCATCGCGGCGGCTGTGGCGGCCGCGTTCCTCCCGGAGACGCTCAACACACCGCTGCCCGACACCATCGAGGAGGTGGAGAACAg